A single window of Chloracidobacterium thermophilum B DNA harbors:
- a CDS encoding DegT/DnrJ/EryC1/StrS family aminotransferase → MPDGFVPILDLEPQYQALRPALQAAFERVCRSRQFVLGEEVAAFEDEVANHLGVAHAVGVNSGTDALVIALRALDIGPGDEVITTPFSFFATAEAISLVGATPVFADIEAESFNLDPHAVASRITSRTQALLPVHLFGRPAAMGALLELAERYGLAVIEDAAQAFGAQYLPPCAGCNGQGCHPTTQKRLHGRYVGTLGTMGAFSFYPSKNLGAYGDGGLIVTNDARLAERARKLRSHGSLVPYQNEMLGYNSRLDGLQAAILRVKLPYVTGWNAARRRLAERYTARLASLPGVTPPAVTPGHVFHQYTVRLPRERRDAIRQALQVQGIGTMVYYPTPIHRLPVYAGCFPPQPVSETAAAEVLSLPIWPEMTDATWERVVAAVERAVAG, encoded by the coding sequence ATGCCCGACGGCTTCGTGCCGATTCTCGACCTTGAACCCCAGTACCAGGCGCTGCGTCCGGCACTTCAGGCGGCCTTTGAGCGGGTGTGCCGGTCGCGCCAGTTCGTTCTGGGTGAGGAAGTGGCCGCCTTCGAGGATGAAGTGGCTAACCATCTGGGTGTGGCGCATGCCGTGGGCGTCAACTCCGGCACAGATGCGCTTGTCATCGCCCTGCGAGCGCTCGACATCGGTCCGGGCGACGAGGTCATCACCACGCCGTTTTCCTTCTTTGCCACGGCCGAGGCCATCAGTCTGGTCGGGGCCACGCCGGTTTTTGCCGACATCGAAGCCGAAAGCTTCAACCTTGATCCACACGCCGTGGCATCCCGGATCACCAGCCGCACCCAGGCTCTGCTGCCCGTGCATCTTTTTGGGCGTCCGGCAGCTATGGGCGCGTTGCTGGAGCTGGCCGAACGTTATGGACTGGCCGTGATTGAGGATGCTGCCCAGGCGTTTGGAGCACAGTACCTGCCGCCATGTGCCGGCTGTAACGGGCAGGGCTGTCATCCGACGACCCAGAAGCGGCTGCACGGGCGCTATGTCGGGACGCTGGGCACGATGGGCGCGTTTTCGTTCTACCCGTCGAAAAATCTGGGTGCGTATGGCGATGGCGGTCTCATTGTCACCAACGACGCCCGCCTTGCCGAACGCGCCCGCAAGCTGCGCTCGCATGGCTCTCTTGTGCCTTACCAGAACGAAATGCTCGGCTACAACTCGCGGCTCGATGGCCTTCAGGCGGCCATCCTGCGGGTGAAACTGCCCTATGTGACCGGCTGGAACGCCGCCCGGCGACGCCTGGCCGAGCGATATACGGCCCGGCTCGCCTCACTGCCTGGGGTGACGCCGCCGGCCGTCACTCCGGGGCACGTTTTCCACCAGTACACCGTACGCCTTCCACGGGAGCGGCGGGACGCCATCCGGCAGGCGCTCCAGGTGCAGGGCATCGGAACCATGGTGTACTACCCGACGCCTATCCACCGGCTTCCGGTCTATGCCGGATGCTTTCCGCCCCAACCCGTGAGTGAGACGGCTGCGGCTGAAGTCCTGAGTCTGCCGATCTGGCCGGAAATGACCGACGCCACCTGGGAGCGCGTCGTTGCGGCCGTGGAACGCGCCGTCGCCGGCTGA
- a CDS encoding bifunctional 5,10-methylenetetrahydrofolate dehydrogenase/5,10-methenyltetrahydrofolate cyclohydrolase: MVAQILDGALVASKLNTETAARCADLTARGVRPGLAAVLVGDNPASRTYVSSKAKTCTRLGLYSEVVTLPAETTTAELLALVATLNTRTDIHGILVQMPLPAQIDAQVVIRAIDPEKDVDGFHPVNVGRLALRQEGFVPCTPAGVLALLDHYDLPLRGQRAVVLGRSTIVGLPLSLLLLHRDATVTICHSRTTDLAAVARSADILIAAIGRTAFVTETFIRPGAVVIDVGINQVTTQADVQAYFGDDPARLADLEKKGYTLIGDVHPRQAAEVAGYMTPVPGGIGPLTIAMLMRNTVLAAERACRR, translated from the coding sequence GTGGTGGCTCAAATTCTGGATGGGGCTTTGGTGGCCTCAAAACTCAATACCGAAACGGCTGCGCGGTGTGCTGACCTGACGGCGCGGGGCGTCCGGCCGGGGCTGGCCGCCGTGCTGGTCGGTGACAACCCGGCATCGCGTACCTATGTGAGCAGCAAAGCCAAAACCTGTACGCGGCTTGGGCTGTATTCGGAAGTCGTGACGTTGCCGGCGGAGACGACGACGGCCGAACTACTGGCGCTGGTTGCCACGCTCAACACCCGGACGGACATTCACGGCATCCTTGTCCAGATGCCGCTGCCGGCGCAGATTGATGCACAGGTCGTCATCCGGGCGATTGACCCGGAAAAAGACGTGGACGGTTTTCATCCGGTCAACGTCGGGCGTCTGGCGCTCAGGCAGGAAGGCTTCGTGCCATGTACGCCGGCCGGTGTCCTGGCTTTGCTTGACCATTACGACCTGCCACTGCGTGGGCAGCGCGCGGTGGTGCTGGGGCGGAGCACGATTGTCGGGCTGCCGCTTTCACTGTTGCTGCTCCACCGGGACGCCACCGTGACGATATGCCACTCACGGACAACCGACCTGGCGGCTGTGGCCCGGTCGGCAGACATTCTCATTGCGGCCATCGGGCGGACGGCCTTCGTCACGGAAACCTTCATCCGTCCCGGCGCGGTGGTCATTGATGTGGGCATCAACCAGGTGACGACCCAGGCGGATGTCCAGGCGTACTTTGGTGATGATCCGGCGCGTCTGGCCGACCTGGAAAAGAAAGGCTACACGTTGATTGGAGATGTGCATCCGCGCCAGGCGGCCGAGGTGGCTGGTTACATGACGCCGGTGCCGGGCGGCATCGGCCCGCTGACCATCGCCATGCTCATGCGCAACACCGTCCTGGCTGCCGAACGCGCTTGCCGCCGGTAG
- a CDS encoding GNAT family N-acetyltransferase, which translates to MKEPLDARFYIAPMLESDLPAVVELERLAGLSRWGYDGYRTELLHNPLAVMLVVRGQSPFLRRSIYGFLAGRVQLSARHDGRELHIANIAVYPEVQRRGLGRRLLKEALYTGRLYGATTAFLEVRQSNHGAQALYASLGFVTTARKRNFYTDPPEDGLLMELTL; encoded by the coding sequence ATGAAGGAGCCTTTGGACGCGCGTTTCTACATTGCGCCAATGCTGGAAAGCGACTTGCCGGCCGTCGTTGAACTGGAGCGCCTGGCAGGGCTGAGCCGGTGGGGATATGACGGCTACCGCACCGAGTTACTTCACAACCCGTTGGCCGTCATGCTGGTCGTACGGGGACAGTCGCCGTTTCTGCGCCGTTCCATCTACGGATTTCTGGCCGGACGGGTGCAGCTTTCGGCCCGGCACGACGGCCGCGAGCTGCACATTGCCAACATCGCCGTCTATCCCGAAGTCCAGCGCCGGGGTTTGGGGCGGCGGCTTCTGAAAGAAGCGCTCTACACGGGCCGCCTGTACGGTGCGACGACGGCTTTTCTCGAAGTGCGCCAGTCAAACCATGGCGCCCAGGCCCTGTATGCGTCGCTGGGGTTTGTCACCACGGCGCGCAAGCGCAACTTCTATACAGACCCGCCCGAAGATGGACTGCTGATGGAGTTGACCCTATGA
- the guaB gene encoding IMP dehydrogenase, with protein sequence MNYREIPEALTFDDVLLVPAKSDVLPAETDTTTRFSRRIRINIPIVSAAMDTVTEAAMAIALAQQGGLGVIHKNMSIEAQRSEVDKVKRSESGMIVDPVTMTPDRPISEALAIMAKFHISGVPVVRPEDGRLVGILTNRDLRFETRLELPIGEVMTKENLITVPVGTTLQEARGILQKHRVEKLLVVDEEFRLRGLITVKDIQKAIRYPNATKDDLGRLRTAAAIGATGDYLERAAELVAARVDALVIDTAHGHSTRVLEAVRQIKRRFPEVDLVAGNVATGEATRELIAAGVDGVKVGIGPGSICTTRIVAGIGVPQVTAILDCAAAAREADLPVIGDGGIKFSGDITKALAAGADAVMIGSLFAGTDESPGELILYQGRSFKAYRGMGSLAAMKEGSRDRYAQDMETVESKLVPEGIEGKVPYKGSLAALVTQLVGGVRAGMGYVGCRTIAELQTNARFVKITAAGLRESHVHDVIITKEAPNYRLESLP encoded by the coding sequence ATGAACTATCGTGAAATACCGGAAGCCCTGACCTTCGATGACGTTCTGCTCGTGCCGGCCAAAAGCGACGTTCTTCCGGCCGAGACCGACACCACCACCCGTTTTTCCCGGCGCATTCGGATCAACATCCCCATCGTCAGCGCAGCGATGGATACGGTCACGGAAGCGGCCATGGCGATTGCCCTGGCCCAGCAGGGCGGGCTGGGGGTGATTCACAAAAATATGTCCATTGAGGCGCAGCGCAGCGAGGTGGACAAGGTCAAACGCTCCGAAAGCGGCATGATTGTCGATCCGGTCACGATGACGCCTGACCGCCCCATTTCAGAGGCTTTGGCCATCATGGCGAAGTTTCACATTTCGGGCGTTCCGGTGGTACGGCCGGAAGATGGGCGGCTCGTCGGCATTCTCACCAACCGCGACCTGCGTTTCGAGACACGTCTGGAGTTGCCCATCGGCGAAGTGATGACCAAGGAGAACCTCATTACCGTGCCGGTCGGGACAACGCTTCAGGAAGCGCGTGGCATTTTGCAGAAACACCGGGTCGAAAAGCTGCTCGTTGTGGATGAGGAATTTCGTCTCAGGGGGCTGATTACGGTCAAGGACATCCAGAAGGCGATTCGCTATCCGAACGCGACGAAAGATGACCTGGGGCGGCTGCGGACGGCAGCGGCCATTGGCGCGACAGGCGACTATCTGGAGCGGGCGGCCGAACTTGTGGCGGCGCGGGTGGATGCCTTGGTCATTGACACGGCGCATGGCCATTCGACCCGCGTGCTGGAAGCCGTCCGCCAGATCAAGCGGCGGTTTCCCGAGGTTGACCTTGTGGCCGGAAACGTGGCCACCGGGGAAGCCACCCGCGAACTCATCGCGGCCGGAGTGGATGGCGTCAAGGTGGGGATTGGCCCCGGCTCAATTTGTACCACACGCATCGTCGCCGGGATCGGCGTTCCACAGGTGACGGCCATTCTGGACTGTGCCGCCGCCGCCCGCGAAGCTGACCTGCCGGTGATTGGCGATGGCGGCATCAAGTTTTCCGGCGACATCACCAAGGCGCTAGCTGCTGGTGCGGATGCCGTCATGATCGGCTCGCTCTTTGCCGGAACGGATGAAAGCCCCGGCGAGCTGATTCTCTACCAGGGGCGCAGTTTCAAGGCGTACCGGGGCATGGGGTCGCTGGCAGCGATGAAAGAAGGCAGCCGCGACCGCTATGCCCAGGACATGGAGACCGTCGAATCAAAACTCGTCCCGGAAGGCATCGAAGGCAAAGTGCCTTACAAGGGGTCACTGGCAGCGCTGGTGACACAGTTGGTGGGTGGCGTGCGCGCCGGCATGGGATATGTTGGCTGCCGAACCATTGCCGAACTCCAAACCAATGCCCGGTTCGTCAAGATTACGGCGGCGGGCCTGCGCGAAAGTCACGTTCACGATGTCATCATCACCAAGGAAGCACCCAACTACCGGCTTGAAAGCCTGCCGTAG
- the ndk gene encoding nucleoside-diphosphate kinase, whose translation MSLETTLAIIKPDAVRAGNTGHIIQRITDAGFRLRGMRLMHLTRPQAEGFYAVHRERPFFGELVDFMCSGPVVVMALEKEDAVRAWRDLMGPTNSKDAPKGTIRGDFGTDVGENAVHGSDSPENATTEVAFFFATSELL comes from the coding sequence ATGTCGCTTGAAACGACGCTTGCCATCATCAAACCCGACGCCGTGCGTGCCGGCAACACCGGTCACATCATCCAGCGCATCACCGATGCCGGTTTTCGTCTGCGCGGCATGCGCCTGATGCACCTGACCCGGCCACAGGCCGAAGGTTTTTACGCCGTTCACCGCGAGCGGCCGTTTTTTGGGGAACTGGTTGATTTCATGTGTTCGGGGCCCGTGGTCGTCATGGCCCTGGAAAAAGAAGACGCCGTTCGCGCCTGGCGCGACCTTATGGGACCAACCAACTCAAAAGATGCTCCCAAGGGCACCATCCGGGGCGACTTCGGAACGGATGTCGGCGAAAATGCCGTCCACGGGTCGGATTCACCCGAAAACGCCACAACCGAAGTGGCCTTTTTCTTTGCCACCAGCGAACTGCTGTAG
- the sucD gene encoding succinate--CoA ligase subunit alpha — MSILVNKETRLVVQGITGREGTFHTRQMKDYGTNVVAGVTPNKGGTVHEGTPVFDTVAQAVAATGANVSVIYVPPAFGADAIMEAAEAGIALIVCITEGIPTVDMMRAFDFVKKRGTGLIGPNCPGVITPGECKVGIMPAHIHRPGRIGVVSRSGTLTYEAVHQLTQLGLGQSTCVGIGGDPIIGLRFVDVLRLFQADPDTDAVVMIGEIGGTDEETAAAFVRQEMTKPVIGFVAGRTAPPGRRMGHAGAIIAGGKGTAAEKMEAMRAAGMHVVESPADIGAKVAAVIGHTA; from the coding sequence ATGAGTATTCTGGTCAACAAAGAGACCCGTCTTGTGGTACAGGGCATTACCGGGCGTGAAGGCACCTTTCATACCCGCCAGATGAAGGATTACGGCACGAACGTCGTTGCCGGGGTGACGCCCAACAAGGGTGGCACGGTTCACGAAGGCACGCCGGTATTCGACACTGTGGCCCAGGCCGTGGCCGCCACCGGAGCCAACGTCAGTGTGATTTATGTGCCGCCGGCCTTTGGCGCGGATGCCATCATGGAAGCCGCCGAAGCCGGCATTGCCCTCATCGTCTGCATTACCGAAGGCATCCCGACGGTGGACATGATGCGGGCGTTCGACTTCGTCAAAAAGCGCGGCACAGGGCTGATTGGCCCCAACTGTCCGGGCGTCATCACGCCGGGTGAGTGCAAGGTGGGCATCATGCCGGCGCACATCCACCGCCCCGGCCGGATTGGCGTTGTCTCCCGCAGTGGGACGCTGACCTACGAGGCCGTTCACCAGCTCACCCAGCTTGGACTGGGACAGTCCACCTGTGTCGGCATCGGTGGCGACCCCATCATTGGCCTGCGCTTCGTGGATGTCCTGCGTCTGTTCCAGGCCGACCCGGACACCGATGCCGTTGTCATGATTGGCGAAATCGGCGGTACGGATGAGGAAACCGCAGCGGCTTTCGTCCGGCAGGAAATGACCAAGCCGGTCATTGGATTCGTTGCCGGCCGCACGGCTCCGCCCGGCCGCCGCATGGGACACGCTGGTGCCATCATTGCCGGCGGCAAGGGCACGGCCGCCGAAAAAATGGAAGCCATGCGTGCCGCCGGCATGCACGTGGTCGAAAGCCCAGCGGACATCGGCGCCAAAGTTGCTGCTGTCATCGGCCATACGGCTTAG
- a CDS encoding MlaD family protein — protein sequence MASPSPTEEIAPTRSAERYEPAKRRTFWLVVVALSIVAAAAAWQTYQERHRFLLCVTFHEVDGLRPGAEVRLSGVKVGAVQRIEFTGVQQAVQWDTPQVQVTLGIDRRLTGLSAAQLIHRDAVAVLKRDGTLADRIVDIIPGSAAAPLVAEGDFIAGRIEGDSRTIALRGAQVNANFEVMRERLLAVQQRLERGAGTLGAVLKRRELANQMAQFQAELTGLQQALQTGSGFASVTRRRLQPRVTALQTAANRLRADIERGRGTAGQFFADPTWRERVTALQSRYDRLAARLTTLQQTAERGALGRFAREDAFRQRLQTTRTHFTCIQKQLEQQEGSAGKFLHDGRLRRELAEFTAELTKTLYDVRQSPFKYIRLRF from the coding sequence ATGGCTTCTCCCTCGCCAACCGAAGAGATTGCTCCGACCCGCAGCGCTGAACGCTATGAACCAGCCAAGCGGCGCACGTTCTGGCTGGTGGTGGTGGCACTTTCCATCGTGGCGGCGGCGGCGGCCTGGCAGACGTACCAGGAGCGCCATCGCTTTTTGCTCTGCGTGACGTTCCACGAGGTGGACGGACTGCGGCCGGGAGCTGAAGTCCGGCTGTCCGGGGTCAAGGTCGGGGCCGTGCAGCGCATCGAGTTCACCGGTGTGCAACAAGCTGTGCAGTGGGACACGCCACAGGTGCAGGTTACGCTCGGGATTGACCGGCGTCTGACGGGGCTGAGTGCGGCGCAACTCATTCACCGGGACGCGGTTGCCGTTCTCAAACGCGACGGCACCCTGGCCGACCGGATTGTGGACATCATCCCCGGCAGCGCTGCTGCGCCACTCGTAGCTGAAGGGGACTTCATTGCCGGACGGATTGAAGGCGATTCACGCACCATTGCGTTGCGTGGCGCTCAGGTCAACGCCAATTTCGAGGTGATGCGTGAACGGCTCCTCGCCGTTCAGCAACGACTTGAACGTGGGGCAGGCACTTTGGGGGCCGTCCTCAAACGGCGTGAACTCGCCAACCAGATGGCCCAGTTTCAGGCCGAGTTGACCGGACTTCAGCAGGCGCTTCAGACCGGCAGCGGGTTTGCCTCCGTCACGCGCCGGCGATTGCAACCACGGGTGACGGCACTTCAGACCGCGGCCAACCGGCTGCGGGCCGACATCGAGCGCGGCCGTGGCACAGCCGGTCAGTTCTTTGCCGATCCGACCTGGCGCGAACGGGTTACGGCCCTTCAGAGCCGGTACGACCGTCTGGCGGCCCGCCTGACCACCCTGCAGCAGACGGCCGAACGGGGTGCACTGGGACGCTTCGCCAGAGAAGATGCCTTCCGTCAGCGGCTCCAGACGACGCGCACCCACTTCACCTGTATTCAAAAACAGCTCGAACAGCAGGAAGGCAGCGCCGGCAAGTTTCTCCACGATGGGCGTCTGCGGCGCGAACTTGCCGAATTCACGGCTGAACTCACCAAAACCCTTTATGACGTGCGCCAGTCGCCGTTCAAATACATCCGACTCAGGTTCTGA
- a CDS encoding S41 family peptidase, with protein MQRRFSCFRLCSFLALTFTWTTFGAAQETSPPLLARTPTANRTHIVFSFAGDLWRVPRTGGEAVRLTNHPGIESDPIFSPDGSLIAFTGQYDGNTDVYVMPATGGIPQRLTYHPDTDRAVGWTPDGKRVLFASPRLSESGRTQRLFTVDKNGGPAEPLPLPMATHGSFSPDGSRLVYEPVPRAFAAWKRYRGGRASYLWVANLADSSVTKIPRTDTNDFNPMWIGKAIYFLSDRNGPVTLFAYDPASGKVTPVLKNDGLDIKSASVAVGGEEAIVYEQFGGLHLLDVKSGRHTPVNVTLAGDISTVRPRFEKVGSQITNAAVSPNGLRVAFEARGDILTVPAEKGSIRNLTATPGVAERDPAWSPDGKWVAYFSDASGEYELHLREQTGLGELKVIRLEPSFYYAPTWSPDSRKIAFTDKRLNFWLVDIENGVPVKFDTARRTGGAGFRLRGGLSWSPDSRWIAYTKPMPSAYSAAFVYGLESKQVTQLTDAASDVTHAVFDRNGKSLYLLSSTNIGPAINGFDMSSYAHRNDTVRSVHAVVLRKTDPSPVAPESDDEKTAEDRKPGDGNPSEATSAPAGGSPGMGATGRPGEKAKEPPRVTIDFEGLSQRIVALPIPARAFVGFDAGKPNILYLYESAMGMPEMTGLIVHRFDVEKRKLEKLLEGVTSFQPTANGEKCLYRQSQRPGQGQAPNQAQSWFIASLTAPIKPGEGRLRTDDMEVRVEPRQEWEQMYREVWRLERDFFYDPNHHGLNLPATARKYEPYLKGVMHRADLNYLFDEMLGELSVGHLYVRGGDIPEVRRVPGGLLGADYVVENGRYRIARIYEGENWNPQLRAPLTQPGVNVNVGDYLLAVNGVDVVATEDIYRYFEGTADKQVVLKVGPNPDGSQSRTVTVVPVASEASLRNLAWIEANRRRVAELSNGRLAYLWLPDTAAGGYTNFNRYFFSQLDKQGAVVDERFNGGGQAADYIIDYLRKPLLSYWAVRDGEDFRTPFGTLPGPKVMIINEYAGSGGDLMPWMFRQLGIGPLVGKRTWGGLVGIGGYPALMDGGTVTAPHFAFYSPEGKWEIENRGVAPDIEVELDPQAWRAGRDTQLERAVAVALEALTKNPPPARPKRPDYPNYHRKK; from the coding sequence ATGCAACGTCGCTTTTCCTGCTTTCGCCTGTGTTCGTTCCTGGCGTTGACCTTCACCTGGACTACTTTTGGTGCCGCCCAGGAAACGTCACCTCCTCTGCTGGCGCGCACGCCAACCGCCAACCGGACACACATTGTGTTTTCCTTTGCCGGTGATCTGTGGCGCGTGCCACGCACCGGCGGCGAGGCTGTCCGCCTGACGAATCACCCCGGCATCGAGTCAGACCCGATTTTTTCGCCTGATGGCAGTCTCATTGCCTTCACGGGGCAGTATGACGGCAACACGGATGTCTATGTCATGCCGGCAACCGGTGGCATTCCGCAGCGCCTGACCTATCACCCAGACACCGACCGGGCCGTGGGGTGGACGCCCGACGGCAAGCGGGTGCTCTTTGCCAGCCCGCGCCTGAGTGAATCCGGGCGGACCCAACGCCTGTTTACCGTGGACAAAAACGGTGGCCCGGCTGAACCGCTCCCCCTGCCGATGGCCACCCACGGCAGCTTCTCACCGGACGGTTCCCGGCTGGTGTATGAACCCGTACCCCGCGCCTTTGCCGCCTGGAAACGCTATCGCGGCGGACGGGCGTCGTATCTCTGGGTAGCCAATCTGGCCGATTCGAGCGTTACGAAAATCCCGCGTACCGACACCAATGACTTCAACCCGATGTGGATTGGAAAGGCAATTTACTTTCTTTCCGACCGCAACGGCCCGGTGACACTCTTTGCTTATGACCCGGCTTCCGGCAAGGTGACGCCGGTGCTCAAAAACGACGGACTCGACATCAAATCCGCCTCAGTGGCGGTGGGTGGTGAAGAAGCCATTGTCTATGAACAGTTTGGCGGACTGCACCTCCTGGATGTGAAAAGCGGACGCCACACGCCGGTCAACGTCACGCTCGCAGGCGACATCAGCACGGTACGTCCGCGCTTCGAGAAAGTCGGCTCACAGATTACGAACGCGGCTGTCTCGCCGAATGGTCTGCGCGTAGCCTTTGAAGCCCGGGGCGACATTCTGACCGTCCCGGCCGAAAAGGGTTCGATCCGCAACCTCACGGCGACGCCCGGCGTCGCCGAGCGCGACCCGGCCTGGTCGCCCGATGGCAAGTGGGTGGCGTACTTTTCCGACGCCTCCGGTGAGTATGAGCTGCACCTGCGCGAACAAACCGGCCTTGGCGAACTCAAGGTCATCAGGCTGGAGCCGTCGTTTTACTACGCGCCCACCTGGTCGCCGGATAGCAGGAAGATCGCCTTCACCGACAAGCGGCTCAACTTCTGGCTTGTGGATATTGAAAACGGCGTCCCGGTGAAGTTTGACACCGCGCGCCGCACCGGCGGGGCCGGGTTCCGTCTGCGGGGCGGTCTGTCCTGGTCGCCCGACAGCCGCTGGATTGCCTACACCAAGCCAATGCCCTCGGCCTACAGCGCAGCTTTCGTCTATGGACTTGAAAGCAAGCAGGTGACGCAACTTACAGACGCCGCCAGCGATGTCACCCACGCCGTCTTTGACCGCAACGGCAAGTCTCTCTACCTGCTGTCGAGCACCAACATCGGCCCGGCCATCAACGGTTTCGACATGTCGAGCTACGCCCACCGGAACGACACCGTGCGGTCGGTGCACGCCGTCGTACTGCGCAAAACCGATCCTTCTCCCGTGGCCCCGGAAAGTGACGACGAAAAAACCGCCGAAGACCGCAAGCCCGGTGACGGCAACCCGTCCGAAGCCACATCCGCACCGGCTGGTGGCTCACCCGGCATGGGGGCAACGGGACGCCCAGGGGAAAAAGCGAAAGAGCCGCCCAGGGTCACGATTGATTTCGAGGGACTCAGCCAGCGCATCGTGGCGCTGCCCATCCCGGCCCGCGCCTTCGTCGGTTTCGATGCCGGCAAACCCAACATCCTGTACCTGTATGAGTCCGCCATGGGCATGCCGGAGATGACGGGCCTCATTGTCCACAGGTTCGATGTCGAAAAGCGCAAGCTGGAAAAGCTGCTGGAAGGCGTCACCAGTTTTCAGCCGACGGCCAACGGCGAGAAGTGCCTGTACCGGCAGAGTCAGCGGCCGGGTCAGGGGCAGGCGCCAAACCAGGCACAAAGCTGGTTCATTGCCTCGCTGACGGCGCCCATCAAACCCGGCGAGGGCCGGCTGCGCACTGACGATATGGAAGTACGGGTCGAGCCGCGCCAGGAGTGGGAGCAGATGTACCGCGAGGTGTGGCGGCTGGAACGCGATTTCTTCTACGACCCAAACCACCACGGACTGAACCTGCCGGCCACGGCGCGGAAATACGAGCCGTATCTCAAAGGCGTGATGCACCGCGCCGACCTGAACTACCTGTTTGACGAAATGCTCGGCGAGCTGAGCGTCGGACACCTCTACGTCCGGGGTGGCGACATCCCGGAAGTCAGGCGCGTGCCCGGCGGTCTGCTGGGTGCTGACTATGTGGTTGAAAACGGCCGCTACCGCATTGCCCGGATTTACGAAGGCGAAAACTGGAATCCGCAGCTTCGCGCGCCGTTGACCCAACCCGGCGTCAACGTCAACGTCGGGGACTACCTGCTGGCGGTCAACGGCGTTGACGTTGTGGCCACGGAAGACATATACCGCTACTTCGAGGGCACCGCCGACAAACAGGTGGTGCTCAAGGTCGGCCCCAACCCGGACGGAAGCCAGTCCCGCACGGTGACGGTCGTCCCAGTGGCCAGCGAAGCGAGCCTGCGCAATCTCGCCTGGATTGAAGCCAACCGGCGGCGCGTTGCCGAACTGAGCAACGGCCGGCTGGCATACCTCTGGCTGCCGGACACCGCCGCTGGCGGCTACACGAACTTCAACCGCTACTTTTTTTCGCAACTCGACAAACAGGGCGCCGTCGTGGACGAACGCTTCAACGGCGGCGGACAGGCTGCCGACTACATCATTGACTACCTGCGCAAACCGCTGCTGAGCTACTGGGCCGTCCGGGATGGCGAAGACTTCCGTACGCCGTTCGGAACGCTGCCCGGCCCGAAGGTCATGATCATCAACGAGTATGCCGGTTCCGGGGGCGACCTGATGCCGTGGATGTTCCGGCAACTGGGCATTGGCCCGCTGGTTGGCAAGCGCACCTGGGGCGGCCTCGTCGGGATTGGCGGCTACCCGGCGCTGATGGACGGCGGCACCGTGACCGCACCGCACTTTGCCTTTTATTCGCCGGAAGGGAAGTGGGAAATCGAAAACCGGGGGGTTGCGCCTGACATCGAAGTGGAGCTTGACCCGCAGGCGTGGCGTGCCGGACGCGATACGCAACTCGAACGGGCCGTAGCCGTCGCGCTGGAGGCGCTGACCAAAAATCCGCCGCCAGCCAGGCCAAAGCGGCCGGACTATCCGAACTATCACCGCAAAAAGTAA